The Vibrio navarrensis genome has a segment encoding these proteins:
- a CDS encoding 3'-5' exonuclease — translation MSLFKPAPLEWQQKFAQKCQRVQDARLQRFYAQPLPLACTPINELEMVALDFETTGLDARSDDILSIGLVPFDLQRIYLNQAHHWTVRPRQNLSEESIVIHRITHSDIEHAPDLETILDEVLQQLAGKVVVVHYRHIERDFFDAALRQRIAEGIEFPLLDTLQLESDYLSQTKGGWWRRLKGVKLPSLRLAQTRRRYGLPDYSAHHALTDAIATAELLQAQFAHHYDAQSAVGEFWL, via the coding sequence ATGTCGTTATTTAAACCTGCTCCCCTTGAATGGCAGCAAAAATTTGCCCAAAAATGCCAGCGTGTGCAGGATGCTCGCTTGCAACGCTTCTATGCTCAACCACTGCCACTCGCTTGCACCCCCATCAATGAGCTTGAGATGGTGGCGTTGGACTTTGAAACCACCGGATTAGACGCGCGCAGCGATGATATTCTCTCGATTGGCTTGGTGCCGTTTGATCTGCAGCGCATCTACTTAAACCAAGCCCATCATTGGACCGTTCGCCCACGGCAAAACCTCAGCGAAGAGTCGATCGTCATTCATCGCATTACCCACAGCGATATTGAGCATGCACCGGATCTCGAGACGATTCTTGACGAAGTATTACAACAGTTAGCCGGAAAAGTGGTGGTGGTTCATTATCGCCATATTGAGCGCGATTTCTTTGATGCCGCATTAAGACAGCGTATCGCTGAAGGAATCGAGTTTCCGCTGCTGGACACATTACAGCTCGAATCAGATTATCTTAGCCAAACCAAGGGCGGATGGTGGCGGCGCTTAAAAGGCGTCAAACTGCCTTCGCTGCGTCTTGCCCAGACTCGACGACGCTATGGTTTGCCTGACTATAGCGCTCATCACGCACTGACCGATGCCATCGCCACCGCTGAACTATTACAAGCGCAATTTGCCCATCACTACGACGCGCAAAGCGCCGTCGGTGAGTTCTGGCTTTAG
- a CDS encoding HD-GYP domain-containing protein: protein MSDYNASLTLKLYLLAAVLFGTYGGRVCPMLATLSPLEILIQVSLIFLLLAVIRHFVFAQHRLVTQQQQVQLDTLLFFSGSLPLALYYNIAYDFTIDSNLKVLFGMTLFGFFTGLLLQLESKTKQFDTLSSDNTYPLELTGQRQSIVKQLIVMMIILIGALTAMLTMVAVKDIFWLEHNPERLLNGSGKLSIIKEFIYLALVLGGYVVAILLLWSKLMKKVLLSQERKLQLVTQGDISQRLPVFEHNELGAMASLTNTMLDSLKSAQDEVQTTRDVAIVSLAALAESRDNETGAHIIRTQEYVRALATFLAQSPQHQSLLTPNYIDLLYKSAPLHDVGKVGIPDSVLLKPGKLTDEEFAIMKGHPQIGADALSIAEKRMGSSSFLRIAKEISLTHHEKWDGSGYPNQLSGAAIPLSGRLMALADVYDALISKRVYKPAFSHEKAREIILEGRGKHFDPQVVDAFLAVEQDFCAIAARYKDGQD from the coding sequence ATGTCTGATTACAATGCGTCTCTAACGCTCAAGCTCTATTTACTTGCAGCCGTGCTCTTTGGTACCTATGGTGGCAGAGTATGCCCTATGCTAGCTACGCTCTCACCTCTGGAAATTCTGATACAGGTGTCACTAATTTTTCTGTTATTGGCCGTAATTCGCCACTTTGTTTTTGCTCAACATCGACTTGTTACCCAGCAGCAACAGGTCCAACTTGATACCCTATTGTTTTTCTCAGGCAGCCTGCCACTAGCCCTTTACTACAACATCGCTTACGACTTCACCATTGATAGCAATTTAAAGGTGTTGTTCGGTATGACGCTGTTTGGCTTTTTTACTGGCCTTTTATTGCAATTAGAATCTAAAACCAAACAATTCGACACTTTATCGTCTGATAATACCTACCCGTTGGAACTGACCGGACAACGACAATCCATTGTTAAACAGTTGATTGTAATGATGATTATTTTAATCGGCGCATTAACCGCCATGCTGACCATGGTGGCCGTCAAAGATATTTTCTGGCTAGAGCATAACCCAGAACGATTGCTCAATGGCAGCGGAAAACTCAGTATTATCAAAGAGTTTATCTATCTTGCCTTAGTCCTTGGCGGCTATGTCGTTGCGATTTTGCTCCTTTGGAGCAAATTGATGAAAAAAGTCCTACTGAGCCAAGAGCGTAAGTTGCAACTCGTGACGCAAGGCGACATCAGCCAGCGCTTGCCGGTTTTTGAGCACAACGAACTGGGTGCCATGGCCTCGCTCACCAATACAATGCTCGACAGCTTAAAATCGGCGCAGGATGAAGTGCAAACCACCCGCGACGTTGCCATCGTCAGCCTAGCCGCACTTGCTGAGTCTCGGGACAACGAAACAGGCGCGCACATCATTCGCACCCAAGAATATGTGCGAGCACTCGCCACCTTTTTGGCACAAAGCCCACAACACCAATCGCTACTTACGCCCAATTACATCGATCTGTTATATAAATCCGCCCCGTTACACGATGTGGGTAAAGTGGGCATTCCTGATAGCGTGCTACTCAAACCCGGGAAGCTCACCGATGAAGAGTTTGCCATCATGAAAGGCCACCCGCAGATCGGCGCAGATGCGCTCTCTATCGCTGAAAAACGTATGGGTTCGAGCTCTTTTCTGCGAATCGCCAAGGAAATATCCCTCACCCACCATGAAAAATGGGATGGTTCCGGGTACCCGAATCAACTCTCCGGTGCAGCGATCCCGCTCTCTGGACGTTTGATGGCACTGGCTGATGTTTATGACGCACTTATCTCCAAACGGGTTTACAAACCGGCATTTAGCCATGAAAAAGCGCGAGAAATTATCCTCGAAGGACGAGGAAAACATTTTGACCCGCAGGTTGTCGACGCTTTTCTTGCCGTAGAGCAAGATTTCTGCGCGATTGCGGCGCGCTACAAAGATGGTCAAGACTGA
- a CDS encoding response regulator: MDRPIRIVIVDDHQVVLDGFMARLEIEPDIEVVGTASNGLEALDAVRRHKPDVVLMDISMPIMNGIEATRLIKEEFPESKVLMLTMHDNREYIMKVMQEGAVGYMLKEISAEKMVQAIKTVNQGSTYFCESVTQTLFTQEIVPAAQRVNPLSRREEAVLKLVAQGHSSKKIATLLDISYRTVETHRHNIKHKLDLHSTAELAKYAFEQGLVQ, from the coding sequence ATGGATAGACCGATTCGAATCGTGATCGTCGATGATCACCAAGTGGTGCTCGATGGTTTTATGGCTCGCTTAGAAATAGAACCCGATATTGAAGTGGTAGGAACGGCCAGCAATGGCTTAGAAGCGTTGGATGCCGTTCGTCGACACAAGCCCGACGTAGTGCTGATGGACATCAGCATGCCGATTATGAATGGCATTGAAGCCACTCGCTTGATCAAAGAAGAGTTTCCTGAGAGCAAGGTCTTGATGTTGACTATGCACGACAATCGAGAATACATCATGAAAGTGATGCAGGAGGGCGCGGTTGGCTACATGCTGAAAGAGATTTCGGCAGAGAAAATGGTGCAAGCGATCAAAACCGTCAATCAAGGTTCGACCTATTTTTGTGAGTCGGTGACACAAACCCTATTTACTCAGGAGATCGTCCCCGCAGCTCAACGCGTCAACCCGCTCAGTCGCCGTGAAGAGGCGGTACTCAAGCTGGTGGCACAGGGGCACAGCAGCAAAAAAATTGCGACCTTACTGGATATCAGCTATCGGACGGTGGAAACCCACCGCCACAATATCAAGCATAAGTTAGATCTGCACTCCACCGCGGAGTTGGCCAAATATGCGTTTGAGCAGGGTCTGGTGCAGTAA
- a CDS encoding amino acid aminotransferase: MFEKVVAAPADPILGLTEEFKKDPRQGKINLGVGIYKNEQGETPVLATVKKAEAALVETEKTKSYLTIEGTAEYALAVQKLLFGENSDILASLRAKTAQAPGGTGALRVAGEFIKRQLGDVKIWISNPTWANHHGVFKAAGLETTEYSYYNAQTKDKDFAAMVADLEKASAGDVVLLHGCCHNPTGIDPTEQEWEVLAKLVAEKGLLPMFDFAYQGFAKGVEEDAQGLRTFAKYNKEILVASSFSKNFGLYNERVGAFTLVAENQDVAETAFSQVKAIIRSIYSNPPAHGSAVVTYILSDAALRAEWEAEVAEMRDRIQEMRELFVTTLKAEGVDADFSFIERQNGMFSFSGLNKEQVARLKEEFAIYIVGSGRISVAGMTKENMGPLCKALTQVL, translated from the coding sequence ATGTTTGAAAAAGTAGTTGCCGCCCCGGCTGACCCGATCCTTGGCCTGACTGAAGAGTTCAAAAAAGACCCTCGTCAGGGGAAAATTAACCTTGGTGTTGGTATTTATAAGAATGAACAAGGTGAAACCCCTGTTCTTGCAACGGTGAAAAAAGCAGAAGCTGCTTTAGTTGAAACCGAGAAAACCAAGTCTTACCTGACTATCGAAGGCACCGCGGAATACGCTCTAGCGGTTCAGAAACTACTTTTCGGTGAGAATTCAGACATCCTCGCTTCTCTACGTGCTAAAACCGCCCAAGCGCCGGGTGGTACGGGTGCATTGCGTGTGGCTGGCGAGTTCATCAAACGCCAACTGGGCGACGTAAAGATCTGGATCAGCAACCCAACTTGGGCAAACCACCACGGTGTGTTTAAAGCCGCTGGCCTTGAAACAACGGAATACAGCTACTACAACGCGCAAACTAAAGACAAAGACTTTGCTGCCATGGTCGCGGATCTAGAAAAAGCCAGCGCTGGTGATGTGGTGCTGCTTCACGGATGCTGCCATAACCCGACAGGTATCGACCCAACCGAACAAGAGTGGGAGGTACTGGCGAAACTGGTGGCTGAAAAAGGCCTGCTGCCGATGTTCGATTTCGCTTATCAAGGCTTTGCTAAAGGTGTCGAGGAAGATGCACAAGGTCTGCGTACTTTTGCTAAGTACAACAAAGAGATCCTCGTTGCCAGTTCCTTCTCAAAGAACTTTGGCCTGTACAACGAGCGTGTGGGTGCGTTTACCCTAGTGGCTGAAAACCAAGACGTTGCGGAAACGGCCTTCTCTCAAGTGAAAGCCATCATCCGTTCTATCTACTCTAACCCACCTGCGCACGGTAGCGCCGTGGTTACGTACATTCTAAGTGATGCCGCGTTACGTGCTGAGTGGGAAGCGGAAGTGGCAGAAATGCGTGACCGCATTCAAGAGATGCGTGAGCTGTTCGTGACGACGCTTAAAGCGGAAGGCGTTGATGCCGATTTCAGCTTTATTGAACGCCAAAACGGCATGTTCTCTTTCTCTGGTCTAAACAAAGAGCAAGTAGCGCGCCTAAAAGAAGAATTTGCCATTTACATCGTCGGCTCTGGCCGTATCAGCGTAGCGGGTATGACCAAAGAGAACATGGGCCCTCTGTGTAAAGCTCTTACACAAGTGCTGTAA
- a CDS encoding DUF294 nucleotidyltransferase-like domain-containing protein, with amino-acid sequence MDAEFTEILNFLSQHAPFSELPEETLLNVTQHIEISYYRKDTPIIRSGDEIHDLFMLRSGVVEVYRRKGELYNRLDEGALFGQMALLTNNRVKFPVTAVEDSLLYCIPETIFQSLYDHFDSFADFVEVEKSIRLRQAVLETKEANDLTTSKVRTLLTRDAPTIESTQSIQSAAEMMANEHVSSLLVLDSKAQASASPAPVVGIITDRDLCTRVLAQGKSPQDAVGSVMTDQVISLDHNAYVYEAMLTMLRHNVHHLPIMRGKKPLGIVEATDIVRYESQSSLLLVSRIFQQQSFEDLAQLAQEVKNSFVRLVNEDANSHMVGSAMSVIGRSFKQRIIELTEERLGPPPIDYCFLALGSMGRDEQLLVTDQDNAIILADNYRAEKHDAYFSQFAELVCDALNECGYKYCTGDIMATNPIWRMTRAQWRDCFADWIDDPNPKALLNASIFFDLDGVYGELAWASQLTDFIVNKAKQTPRFLACLARNALNRTPPLGFFKDFVMEKDGRHNNSINLKRRGTAPLADLIRVHALAVGSSARNSFERLDDVIDAGILPKGRAQNLKDALEFISMVRIRHQAVDVQNGIEADNNIEPENLSDFERRTLKDAFQILSNAQNFLKFRYQAGNSFK; translated from the coding sequence ATGGATGCTGAATTCACCGAGATTCTTAACTTCCTCTCGCAACACGCACCGTTTAGTGAGCTCCCTGAAGAGACACTACTCAACGTCACCCAACACATCGAGATTTCTTATTACCGAAAAGATACACCTATCATTCGCAGTGGTGATGAAATTCATGACCTTTTTATGCTGCGCAGTGGCGTGGTTGAAGTGTACCGCCGCAAAGGCGAGCTTTACAACCGTTTAGACGAAGGCGCCCTGTTTGGTCAAATGGCGTTGCTCACCAACAACCGAGTCAAATTTCCCGTCACAGCGGTGGAAGATTCGCTGCTCTATTGCATTCCAGAAACCATTTTCCAATCGCTCTACGACCACTTTGATTCCTTCGCGGACTTTGTTGAGGTGGAAAAGAGCATCCGATTGCGCCAAGCGGTACTTGAAACCAAAGAAGCGAACGACCTCACGACCTCGAAAGTTCGTACCTTGCTGACCCGTGATGCACCAACCATTGAGAGCACTCAGTCGATCCAAAGCGCCGCAGAGATGATGGCCAATGAACACGTCTCTTCCCTGCTGGTGTTAGATTCAAAGGCCCAAGCCTCTGCCTCACCAGCGCCCGTGGTCGGTATCATCACAGACCGCGATTTGTGCACCCGCGTGTTGGCTCAGGGGAAATCACCGCAAGATGCGGTAGGTAGTGTCATGACAGACCAAGTGATCTCATTGGATCACAACGCCTATGTCTATGAAGCCATGCTGACCATGCTCAGGCACAATGTGCACCATCTGCCTATCATGCGGGGGAAAAAACCACTCGGTATTGTCGAAGCGACGGATATTGTCCGTTATGAATCTCAGAGCTCGCTGCTCTTGGTCAGCCGCATTTTTCAACAGCAGAGCTTTGAGGATCTCGCTCAACTGGCGCAAGAAGTGAAAAACAGCTTTGTCCGATTAGTCAACGAAGATGCCAATTCACACATGGTCGGCAGTGCCATGTCGGTAATTGGCCGTAGCTTCAAGCAGCGCATCATTGAGTTAACTGAAGAACGTCTCGGCCCACCGCCGATTGACTACTGTTTTCTCGCATTAGGTTCTATGGGGCGCGACGAGCAATTGTTGGTCACCGACCAAGACAACGCGATTATCCTTGCCGACAACTACCGAGCCGAAAAACACGACGCTTACTTTAGCCAATTTGCCGAGCTGGTGTGTGATGCGCTCAACGAATGCGGCTACAAATATTGTACTGGCGATATTATGGCGACAAACCCAATTTGGCGCATGACACGTGCGCAGTGGCGTGATTGCTTTGCCGATTGGATTGATGACCCCAACCCGAAAGCCCTGCTCAATGCCTCGATTTTCTTTGATTTGGATGGCGTGTATGGAGAGCTGGCATGGGCATCACAATTGACCGATTTTATCGTCAACAAAGCCAAACAGACGCCCCGTTTTCTCGCGTGTTTGGCGCGTAATGCCCTGAATCGCACGCCACCATTAGGCTTTTTTAAAGATTTTGTGATGGAGAAAGATGGCCGTCACAATAACTCGATTAACCTCAAACGACGTGGCACTGCGCCATTGGCCGATCTCATTCGCGTCCATGCGTTAGCGGTTGGGTCGAGTGCCAGAAACTCGTTTGAGAGGCTCGACGATGTGATTGATGCCGGAATTCTGCCTAAAGGGCGCGCACAAAACCTCAAAGATGCGTTGGAATTTATCTCTATGGTGCGCATCCGCCATCAGGCCGTGGATGTGCAAAACGGTATTGAAGCTGATAACAATATCGAACCCGAAAACCTGTCGGATTTTGAACGAAGAACGCTCAAAGATGCCTTTCAGATCCTAAGCAATGCGCAGAACTTCCTGAAGTTTCGCTATCAAGCTGGCAACAGTTTTAAATAA
- a CDS encoding MarR family winged helix-turn-helix transcriptional regulator: protein MEKHEEVLIAIRQIIRAIDLHSKKLNKISGLTGPQLILMRAIRELGEVTIRQLANHTNMSQATATAILDRLERNGYVERVRSKEDKRKVHAHLTGDGERILKQAPMPLQENFISEFQKLEDWEQSLLLSSVQRISSMMSAEQIDVSPILELGSIKPE from the coding sequence TTGGAAAAACACGAAGAAGTTCTCATCGCCATCAGACAGATCATCCGCGCCATCGATTTACATTCGAAGAAGCTCAATAAAATTTCTGGACTGACTGGCCCTCAGCTTATTTTGATGCGTGCAATCAGGGAGTTGGGCGAAGTTACCATTCGCCAGCTTGCCAACCATACCAATATGAGCCAAGCAACCGCCACCGCGATTTTGGACCGTTTGGAAAGAAACGGGTATGTAGAGCGAGTTCGCAGCAAAGAAGATAAACGCAAAGTGCACGCCCATCTCACCGGCGATGGAGAGCGCATTCTCAAGCAAGCGCCAATGCCATTGCAGGAAAATTTCATCTCTGAGTTTCAGAAATTGGAAGATTGGGAGCAGTCGCTACTACTTTCGTCTGTGCAGCGAATCTCCAGCATGATGAGCGCAGAGCAGATTGATGTATCACCCATTCTTGAACTGGGTAGCATCAAGCCAGAGTGA
- a CDS encoding BCCT family transporter, with protein sequence MTTGIDKYSIDSTDYTVGQDNVQRWGFDVHNPVFGISAGLVALFLIAALVLDAHTAKTVLDGIKWQIIGSFDWLFIWSGNIFVVFCLALIVSPMGKIRLGGSDAVADYSFLSWLAMLFAAGMGIGLMFWSVAEPVAYFTGWYETPLNVAANSPEAAKLALGATMFHWGLHPWAIYGVVALSLAFFAYNKGLPLSMRSIFYPLLGDRAWGWAGHIVDILAVVATLFGLATSLGLGAQQAASGIHHVFGIEAGLSLQIIVIVAVTLLATISVIRGIDGGVKVISNINMLLAFALLGLVGLIGWAVSLGSVPTTLMAYVENIIPLSNPMGREDEAWFQGWTVFYWAWWISWSPFVGMFIARVSKGRTVREFMTAVLLVPTAVTLLWMSVFGGMAIDQVINGVGELGTEGLTDVPLAMFQMFDQLPYGTLLSVIAVVLVLVFFITSSDSGSLVIDSITAGGKMDAPVLQRIFWAFMEGAIAVALIWIGGTEAIQALQAGAISTALPFTFILLAMCVSLLLGMRTEKQ encoded by the coding sequence ATGACGACAGGTATAGATAAGTACAGTATTGACAGTACAGACTACACGGTTGGTCAGGACAATGTTCAACGATGGGGTTTTGATGTTCATAACCCAGTGTTTGGCATTAGCGCAGGTTTGGTTGCGCTGTTTCTGATTGCCGCACTGGTACTCGACGCCCACACCGCGAAGACGGTACTCGATGGCATCAAATGGCAAATTATCGGGTCATTTGATTGGTTGTTTATCTGGTCCGGTAATATTTTTGTGGTGTTTTGCCTTGCATTGATCGTTTCACCTATGGGTAAGATTCGTTTGGGTGGTTCTGATGCCGTTGCGGACTACTCTTTTCTATCTTGGCTAGCAATGTTGTTTGCAGCAGGGATGGGGATTGGTTTGATGTTCTGGAGTGTTGCAGAGCCGGTAGCCTATTTTACCGGATGGTATGAGACCCCATTGAATGTTGCTGCGAATTCACCGGAAGCGGCCAAACTGGCACTGGGCGCGACCATGTTCCACTGGGGTTTACACCCTTGGGCGATCTATGGCGTTGTGGCCCTATCACTGGCCTTTTTTGCCTACAACAAAGGCTTGCCGCTTTCGATGCGTTCGATCTTTTATCCTCTACTGGGTGATCGCGCTTGGGGTTGGGCAGGGCACATTGTCGATATTCTGGCGGTTGTCGCCACCTTGTTTGGCTTGGCGACGTCGCTTGGCTTGGGAGCTCAGCAAGCAGCGAGTGGTATCCACCATGTGTTTGGAATTGAAGCTGGCCTGAGCCTACAGATCATTGTGATCGTCGCGGTGACGCTTCTCGCAACCATTTCGGTCATTCGTGGCATTGATGGCGGGGTTAAAGTGATCAGTAACATCAACATGCTGCTCGCTTTTGCGCTGCTTGGCTTGGTGGGTTTGATCGGTTGGGCGGTGAGCCTTGGCTCTGTGCCAACGACTTTGATGGCGTATGTCGAGAACATTATCCCGCTCAGTAACCCTATGGGTCGTGAAGATGAAGCTTGGTTCCAAGGCTGGACTGTCTTCTATTGGGCGTGGTGGATCTCTTGGTCACCATTTGTCGGCATGTTCATTGCGCGTGTTTCAAAAGGGCGCACTGTTCGTGAATTTATGACCGCGGTTCTCTTGGTACCAACGGCGGTAACATTGCTTTGGATGTCGGTGTTCGGTGGTATGGCTATCGATCAAGTGATCAACGGCGTTGGTGAGCTTGGTACGGAAGGGCTAACCGACGTGCCTTTGGCGATGTTCCAGATGTTTGACCAACTGCCATACGGCACCCTGTTGTCGGTGATTGCAGTCGTGCTGGTGCTGGTTTTCTTCATCACCTCATCCGACTCAGGTTCTTTGGTGATCGACTCGATTACCGCCGGCGGTAAGATGGATGCGCCAGTCCTGCAACGTATTTTCTGGGCATTTATGGAAGGTGCTATTGCGGTGGCACTGATTTGGATTGGTGGTACAGAAGCAATTCAAGCATTGCAAGCGGGGGCGATTTCGACGGCGTTACCTTTCACCTTTATCCTCTTGGCGATGTGTGTCAGCCTGCTTTTAGGTATGCGTACCGAAAAACAGTAG
- a CDS encoding methyl-accepting chemotaxis protein — MKLTLKQKLIGASLSAVVIMAAALTWLSAGQLSNQTRNGVYARAQSLGEAAAQGISDWISIRKNIAKAFNDYSEESDVVPYLQQARKAGGFDDIFLGTPEGEMYRSHPERNRADYDPRVRPWYKDASAAGQQIITTAYQDAITNALLVTIAEPVRHNGKLVGVVGADVLIDQLINDVISLDAGKNAHAMLIDTQDGTFLAHPNKALSLKPVNTLLKQFTMQDIERAASQGAIEEAIVNGQKKLFYFVKVPQTPWMFAIEMDRATEEASLSQLMREMLITATLITAAVIAAVYWLVGFLFRDLGRVSHALEEIASGEGDLTQRLEPRSDDEVGKLAENFNRFVGNMHTMVSKLSEVSASLSEQAKMTAQQAEERSQRISLQQDEINMVATAVNEMAAATQEIAGNADHTAQNAEEAVSACVHGSSQVTQTQGSIQNLSQEVQVATNVIQELEAHGNSINTILSTIQGIAEQTNLLALNAAIEAARAGEQGRGFAVVADEVRVLSQRTHASTQEIQQTIEKLQGTTSQAVGIMDDSRALALTSVDDANSAAVSLTQIHTAVVRISDMATQIASAAEEQASVTTEITRNTEGIRDVSNELAAEAHEAAAQASMLSDLSHELEQEIRRFKL; from the coding sequence ATGAAATTGACACTAAAGCAAAAGCTCATAGGCGCAAGTCTGTCAGCGGTAGTGATCATGGCTGCCGCCTTAACCTGGCTGTCCGCAGGACAGCTATCCAACCAAACCCGTAATGGAGTATATGCCCGTGCGCAAAGCCTCGGTGAAGCGGCGGCGCAAGGCATTTCTGATTGGATTTCGATCCGTAAGAATATTGCCAAAGCCTTTAATGACTACAGCGAAGAAAGCGATGTTGTGCCGTATTTACAGCAAGCGCGCAAAGCGGGTGGTTTTGACGATATTTTCTTAGGAACGCCAGAGGGTGAGATGTACCGTTCACATCCAGAGCGTAACCGTGCCGATTACGATCCCCGTGTGCGTCCTTGGTATAAAGACGCCAGTGCAGCAGGTCAGCAGATTATTACCACCGCCTATCAGGATGCGATTACCAACGCGCTGCTGGTGACGATTGCCGAACCTGTGCGTCACAACGGCAAACTGGTCGGTGTGGTGGGTGCAGACGTTCTGATTGACCAATTGATCAATGACGTAATCAGCCTAGATGCGGGCAAAAATGCCCATGCAATGTTGATTGATACACAAGACGGTACTTTCTTGGCGCATCCTAACAAAGCGCTTTCGCTTAAGCCTGTGAACACTCTGTTGAAACAATTTACCATGCAGGATATCGAGCGAGCCGCATCTCAAGGCGCGATTGAAGAGGCTATCGTCAATGGCCAGAAAAAGCTGTTCTACTTCGTCAAAGTACCTCAAACGCCTTGGATGTTTGCGATTGAAATGGATCGCGCCACCGAAGAAGCTAGCCTGAGCCAACTGATGCGTGAAATGCTCATCACTGCCACCTTAATCACCGCCGCAGTCATTGCTGCTGTATACTGGCTGGTGGGTTTCCTGTTCCGTGACCTTGGCCGCGTGTCCCATGCATTGGAAGAAATTGCGTCTGGTGAAGGGGATCTTACTCAACGCTTAGAGCCGCGCAGTGATGATGAAGTGGGCAAACTGGCGGAAAACTTCAACCGTTTCGTAGGTAACATGCACACTATGGTCAGCAAGTTGAGCGAAGTCTCTGCATCACTGTCTGAACAAGCCAAAATGACCGCACAGCAAGCTGAAGAGCGCAGCCAACGTATTTCATTGCAGCAAGATGAAATCAACATGGTGGCGACGGCAGTGAACGAAATGGCGGCTGCAACACAAGAAATTGCGGGTAATGCGGATCACACAGCGCAAAATGCGGAAGAAGCGGTGTCTGCGTGTGTTCACGGTTCTTCGCAAGTGACACAAACGCAAGGCTCTATTCAGAACTTGTCACAAGAAGTACAAGTGGCGACCAATGTGATTCAAGAGCTGGAAGCGCACGGCAACAGCATCAATACCATTCTTTCCACCATTCAGGGCATTGCAGAGCAAACCAATCTGTTGGCGCTCAATGCGGCGATTGAAGCGGCGCGCGCTGGCGAGCAAGGGCGCGGTTTTGCCGTGGTTGCGGATGAAGTTCGTGTACTGAGTCAACGCACTCACGCGTCAACGCAAGAGATCCAGCAAACCATCGAGAAGTTGCAGGGCACCACGTCTCAGGCGGTAGGCATTATGGACGACAGTCGTGCGCTGGCGCTGACCAGTGTTGATGATGCGAACTCGGCGGCGGTAAGCTTAACGCAAATTCATACGGCTGTTGTGCGCATCAGTGATATGGCGACGCAAATTGCGTCGGCGGCGGAAGAGCAGGCATCGGTAACCACCGAAATCACCCGCAATACCGAAGGCATCCGCGATGTGTCAAACGAGCTGGCTGCCGAGGCGCATGAAGCGGCGGCGCAAGCCAGCATGTTGTCGGATCTTTCTCATGAACTTGAGCAAGAGATCAGACGCTTTAAGCTGTAA